The Roseovarius sp. EL26 genome has a window encoding:
- a CDS encoding acetyl/propionyl/methylcrotonyl-CoA carboxylase subunit alpha has protein sequence MFDKILIANRGEIACRVIKTARKMGIKTVAIYSDADRNALHVKMADEAVHIGPPPANQSYIVIDKVMEAIRQTGAQAVHPGYGFLSENSKFAEALEAEGVAFIGPPVGAIEAMGDKITSKKIAQEADVSTVPGYMGLIVDADDAVKISNEVGYPVMIKASAGGGGKGMRIAWNDEEAREGFQSSKNEAANSFGDDRIFIEKFVTQPRHIEIQVLCDAHGNGIYLGERECSIQRRNQKVVEEAPSPFLDEATRKAMGDQSVALAQAVGYTSAGTVEFIVDGNKNFYFLEMNTRLQVEHPVTELITGVDLVEQMIRVAAGEKLTIGQDDVQLNGWAIENRLYAEDPYRNFLPSIGRLSRYRPPSEVSAGPMAAAGTWQGDAPVGDTAVRNDTGVYEGGEISMYYDPMIAKLCTWGPDRASAIEAMRVALDSFEVEGIGHNLPFVAAVMDHPTFIAGEMTTAFIAEEYPDGFEGVTLPEDALRRIAASSAAMHRVAEIRRTRVSGRMDNHERKVGSDWAVCLQGQRFDVIIDADPEGSTVTFADGTQHRVASDWTPGDQLAVLDVDGAPLILKVCKIPGGFRIRNRGADMKVHVRTPRQTELAELMPEKMPPDTSKMLLCPMPGLIVGVNVQIGDEVQEGQALCTVEAMKMENILRAEKKAIVTKINAAAGDSLAVDEVIMEFE, from the coding sequence ATGTTCGATAAGATTTTGATTGCCAACCGGGGTGAAATTGCCTGCCGTGTGATTAAGACAGCCCGCAAGATGGGTATCAAAACGGTCGCGATCTATTCAGATGCTGACCGCAATGCATTGCACGTCAAAATGGCGGATGAGGCGGTTCATATTGGCCCACCACCAGCGAACCAATCCTATATCGTGATCGATAAGGTCATGGAGGCGATCCGCCAGACCGGGGCGCAGGCTGTGCATCCGGGATACGGTTTCTTGTCCGAAAACAGCAAGTTCGCAGAGGCACTTGAAGCAGAAGGCGTTGCATTCATCGGCCCCCCAGTTGGCGCGATCGAGGCCATGGGTGACAAAATCACCTCAAAGAAAATTGCGCAAGAAGCGGATGTCTCAACGGTTCCGGGTTACATGGGGCTGATTGTAGATGCTGACGATGCTGTCAAAATTTCCAACGAGGTTGGCTATCCGGTGATGATCAAAGCCAGCGCTGGCGGCGGTGGTAAAGGCATGCGGATCGCATGGAATGATGAAGAAGCACGCGAAGGATTTCAGTCGTCCAAGAACGAGGCGGCGAACTCTTTTGGCGATGACCGGATCTTTATCGAAAAATTTGTAACGCAACCCCGCCACATTGAGATTCAGGTGCTGTGTGACGCTCATGGCAACGGGATTTATCTGGGCGAACGCGAGTGTTCGATCCAGCGCCGAAATCAAAAGGTTGTGGAAGAGGCCCCAAGCCCGTTTCTGGACGAGGCCACTCGTAAGGCCATGGGCGATCAGTCGGTCGCTTTGGCGCAGGCGGTGGGATACACCAGCGCGGGTACGGTGGAATTCATCGTCGATGGTAACAAAAATTTCTACTTCCTCGAGATGAACACCCGTCTGCAGGTGGAACACCCAGTGACCGAGTTGATCACTGGCGTTGATTTGGTCGAGCAGATGATCCGCGTCGCTGCGGGTGAAAAGCTGACAATTGGCCAAGACGATGTTCAACTGAACGGTTGGGCGATTGAGAATCGTCTTTATGCCGAAGATCCTTATCGCAACTTCCTGCCCTCAATCGGTCGCTTGAGCCGTTATCGACCGCCATCCGAAGTGTCAGCTGGTCCGATGGCCGCGGCAGGGACATGGCAAGGTGATGCGCCCGTGGGTGACACTGCTGTCCGTAATGACACCGGTGTTTATGAAGGCGGCGAGATCAGCATGTACTACGATCCGATGATCGCCAAACTTTGCACATGGGGGCCAGATCGTGCTTCAGCTATTGAGGCGATGCGCGTGGCTTTGGACAGTTTTGAGGTTGAAGGAATCGGTCACAACCTGCCATTTGTGGCAGCCGTAATGGACCATCCGACCTTTATCGCCGGTGAAATGACCACGGCCTTTATCGCCGAAGAATATCCGGACGGGTTTGAGGGTGTCACATTGCCCGAGGACGCCCTGCGTCGGATTGCAGCTTCAAGCGCCGCAATGCACCGGGTTGCAGAAATTCGCCGCACGCGAGTGTCTGGCCGGATGGATAACCATGAGCGCAAAGTTGGTTCCGACTGGGCTGTGTGTCTACAAGGGCAGCGGTTTGATGTTATTATTGATGCAGATCCGGAAGGGTCCACAGTAACCTTTGCGGATGGCACACAGCACCGTGTCGCATCAGATTGGACGCCAGGCGATCAACTGGCTGTACTGGATGTTGATGGTGCGCCGCTGATCCTGAAGGTCTGCAAAATTCCGGGCGGGTTCCGTATCCGCAATCGGGGCGCTGACATGAAGGTGCATGTGCGCACCCCGCGTCAGACAGAGTTGGCCGAGCTGATGCCGGAAAAGATGCCGCCGGATACCTCCAAGATGCTGCTGTGCCCAATGCCGGGCCTGATTGTTGGTGTGAATGTTCAGATCGGCGATGAAGTGCAGGAAGGGCAGGCGCTTTGTACCGTTGAAGCGATGAAGATGGAAAACATCCTGCGCGCGGAAAAGAAAGCCATTGTCACCAAAATCAACGCAGCGGCTGGCGACAGTCTCGCAGTTGATGAAGTGATCATGGAATTCGAATAG
- a CDS encoding multidrug effflux MFS transporter: MVEPTNSIFLNRSTPPHILTLILLAGISALAMNMFLPSLPGMAIYFKTDYRLLQLSVALYLAVTAVMQVVLGPVSDRFGRRPVVLAGMAIFLLATLGCIISTNVYVFLAFRMLQAAIVAAMVLSRAIVRDMVPQDQAASMIGYVTMGMAIVPMVGPAIGGVLDQLFDWHANFWLLFILGALVTLITWADLGETAPLGNGRMRNQFREYPTLLKSYRFWGYSMASALSSGAFFAYLGGGPFVGAHVFDLPPAKLGLYFGAPAIGYLLGNFLSGRLSVRVGVNRMVLWGTLIASAGIALNLLMFELNIGSALSFFGLMTFLGLGNGMTIPNATAGALSVHSDLVGTASGLSGALMIGGGAALSALAGVMLTSNSGAFPLLWIMLVSSVLGVFAIGAVMMRERRAMATQ, encoded by the coding sequence ATGGTTGAACCCACGAATTCCATTTTTTTAAATCGCTCTACACCACCCCATATTCTTACGTTGATTTTGCTGGCCGGCATTTCAGCGCTTGCAATGAACATGTTTCTTCCCAGCCTGCCCGGCATGGCGATCTATTTTAAAACAGATTACCGTCTCTTGCAGCTTTCGGTTGCACTATACCTCGCGGTCACTGCGGTGATGCAAGTCGTTTTGGGGCCGGTCTCAGACCGGTTTGGCCGCCGCCCGGTTGTCTTGGCTGGGATGGCCATTTTCCTGCTTGCCACATTGGGTTGCATCATCTCGACCAACGTCTATGTCTTTTTGGCCTTCCGTATGCTGCAAGCAGCAATTGTCGCCGCCATGGTACTAAGCCGGGCCATCGTGCGTGATATGGTTCCTCAAGATCAGGCCGCGTCGATGATTGGTTACGTCACAATGGGAATGGCCATTGTGCCTATGGTTGGCCCCGCCATTGGTGGCGTACTGGATCAACTGTTTGACTGGCATGCAAATTTCTGGCTGCTTTTTATTCTAGGCGCTCTTGTGACGCTAATCACTTGGGCCGATCTCGGGGAAACAGCACCACTGGGGAACGGGCGCATGCGAAATCAATTTCGCGAATACCCGACATTGCTGAAATCATATCGCTTTTGGGGATATTCAATGGCCTCGGCCCTTTCATCCGGTGCGTTTTTTGCCTACCTTGGCGGTGGACCGTTTGTTGGGGCCCATGTGTTCGACCTGCCCCCGGCTAAACTCGGCCTCTATTTTGGTGCCCCGGCAATTGGATATCTTCTCGGAAACTTCTTGTCCGGACGTCTGTCTGTGCGGGTTGGGGTAAACCGTATGGTATTGTGGGGCACATTGATTGCCTCAGCGGGTATCGCCCTTAACCTGTTGATGTTTGAACTCAACATTGGATCAGCCCTCAGCTTTTTTGGCCTGATGACCTTTCTAGGACTTGGGAACGGCATGACCATCCCCAATGCCACAGCCGGTGCCCTGTCTGTGCACTCAGATTTGGTTGGAACCGCCAGTGGCCTGTCGGGCGCATTGATGATTGGTGGGGGCGCTGCCCTGTCTGCATTGGCAGGAGTGATGCTGACTTCAAATAGTGGCGCCTTTCCGCTTTTGTGGATTATGCTGGTCTCATCAGTTCTGGGCGTCTTCGCAATCGGAGCGGTGATGATGCGCGAGCGCCGCGCAATGGCGACACAGTAA
- the gatC gene encoding Asp-tRNA(Asn)/Glu-tRNA(Gln) amidotransferase subunit GatC has protein sequence MSIDRDTAARVAKLARIRVEEDDLPALAQEFNNILGFIEQLNEVDVEGVEPMTSVTPMRLKRRKDEVTDGGYQGKVLSNAPDAREGFFAVPKVVE, from the coding sequence ATGTCCATCGACCGAGATACAGCCGCTCGTGTGGCCAAACTGGCCCGCATCCGGGTGGAGGAAGACGACCTTCCTGCCCTGGCACAGGAGTTCAACAATATTCTGGGTTTCATCGAGCAACTTAACGAAGTTGACGTCGAGGGCGTTGAACCAATGACCAGTGTCACCCCAATGCGCCTGAAACGGCGCAAGGATGAAGTTACCGATGGTGGTTATCAGGGCAAGGTTCTGTCAAATGCGCCAGATGCGCGCGAAGGGTTTTTCGCAGTTCCAAAGGTGGTTGAATAA
- a CDS encoding DUF6497 family protein: MTQVRKLRGTISWYFALMQCVRGVRQVVLALFCVATSASALELSEQEAVILPSGIEVYLQEMLWDRPAGGLAYRFRFVSPDFTEGKTELGSVQADLDYLCDSYALPRVAVVVGPKPSQIIVSLADQPSEFGVFDAEVVQVFEAYRIEGDACVWEAF, from the coding sequence ATGACCCAAGTTCGGAAACTTCGCGGCACCATATCTTGGTATTTTGCGCTGATGCAGTGTGTGCGAGGCGTGCGGCAGGTTGTATTGGCTTTGTTTTGCGTCGCAACATCAGCCAGTGCCCTAGAGCTAAGCGAGCAAGAGGCTGTTATCTTGCCGTCTGGCATTGAGGTCTACCTGCAGGAAATGCTTTGGGATCGGCCCGCGGGCGGGCTGGCATATCGGTTCCGCTTTGTCAGTCCTGACTTTACGGAGGGAAAGACCGAGTTGGGTTCCGTTCAGGCGGATCTGGATTATTTGTGCGATAGCTATGCTCTGCCGCGTGTGGCGGTTGTGGTTGGGCCAAAGCCGTCACAGATCATTGTGTCGTTGGCGGACCAACCATCGGAGTTTGGCGTTTTTGATGCCGAAGTGGTGCAGGTCTTTGAGGCGTATCGCATTGAAGGTGATGCCTGCGTCTGGGAGGCCTTTTGA
- the argE gene encoding acetylornithine deacetylase, with the protein MTSELENTIDLLGELIAFPTVSKDSNLDMINHLAHRLEDVGARVQVFQDSTGKKANLFGTIGPDVDGGIVLSGHSDVVPVVGQDWTSDPFQMVERDGLLYGRGACDMKGFIAATVSMAPILAKRVNARPLHFAFTYDEEIGCFGAVDLIESLKAHDIRPGVAIIGEPTSMRVIEGHKGCYEYSTHFCGLAGHGSAPDLGVNAVEYAARYIGRLLELKEELRGMAPEGSQFVPPWTTISTGALHGGVAHNVIPEQAQVDWDMRPVQTSDATFVNDNLHRYCNDVLLPAMQAVSPGASIRVDSIGEIDGLEPVEENEARDIIMELTGANGTDLVAFGTEAGIFQGYGMSAVICGPGSIDQAHKADEYVSIDQMQQCVEMLARLGDKLDS; encoded by the coding sequence ATGACGTCAGAATTAGAAAACACCATCGACCTTCTGGGCGAGCTGATTGCTTTTCCGACCGTCTCAAAAGACAGTAATCTGGATATGATCAATCACCTGGCTCACCGGCTGGAAGATGTCGGTGCGCGAGTACAGGTGTTTCAGGACAGCACGGGTAAAAAGGCCAATCTTTTTGGCACTATCGGCCCCGATGTTGATGGTGGCATTGTACTGTCCGGTCATAGTGATGTGGTTCCTGTTGTCGGCCAAGACTGGACAAGCGATCCGTTTCAGATGGTGGAACGTGATGGGTTGCTCTATGGGCGCGGCGCTTGTGATATGAAGGGCTTCATCGCAGCAACTGTTTCTATGGCCCCTATCCTTGCCAAACGGGTGAACGCCCGGCCGCTGCATTTTGCCTTTACCTATGACGAAGAAATCGGATGTTTCGGGGCGGTGGATCTGATTGAAAGCTTGAAAGCGCATGATATCCGCCCCGGTGTCGCGATCATTGGTGAGCCGACCTCGATGCGCGTGATTGAAGGCCACAAGGGGTGCTATGAATACAGCACCCACTTTTGTGGCCTCGCTGGCCACGGATCAGCCCCCGACCTAGGTGTGAACGCAGTAGAATATGCCGCCCGCTACATTGGACGCCTGCTTGAACTCAAAGAAGAACTTCGCGGCATGGCACCCGAAGGCAGCCAGTTTGTCCCGCCTTGGACCACCATCAGTACCGGGGCGCTACACGGTGGCGTGGCGCACAACGTGATCCCTGAACAAGCACAGGTGGATTGGGACATGCGTCCAGTGCAAACGTCTGATGCAACATTCGTCAATGACAATCTGCACCGCTATTGCAACGACGTGCTGCTGCCTGCCATGCAGGCGGTTTCGCCCGGGGCCAGCATTCGTGTGGACAGTATAGGTGAGATCGACGGGTTGGAGCCGGTCGAGGAAAATGAGGCACGTGATATCATCATGGAACTGACCGGTGCTAACGGCACTGATCTGGTGGCCTTTGGCACTGAGGCGGGCATTTTCCAAGGCTATGGCATGTCTGCGGTCATTTGCGGACCCGGATCTATTGATCAGGCGCATAAGGCCGACGAATATGTATCGATCGATCAGATGCAGCAATGCGTCGAGATGTTAGCTCGCCTGGGCGATAAGCTCGATAGTTAA
- a CDS encoding DUF4174 domain-containing protein, with amino-acid sequence MVKYFALFVFGITTSVAGAQELSESSTSPEASIIVEGETADLSAYSWVNRPLVIFADSDKDPRFEQQMGYITEGLGELAERDVIVLTDTTPKPLSSLRTGLRPRGFMLVLIGKDGNIYLRKPLPWDIREITRAIDKMPLRQQEVHDRREAR; translated from the coding sequence ATGGTAAAATATTTTGCATTGTTCGTTTTCGGGATCACCACGTCAGTTGCTGGCGCGCAAGAGCTATCCGAAAGCTCGACCTCCCCTGAAGCATCAATCATTGTCGAGGGTGAGACAGCCGATCTTTCTGCGTATTCTTGGGTGAACAGGCCACTGGTGATCTTCGCCGACAGCGACAAAGACCCCCGGTTCGAACAGCAGATGGGATACATCACTGAGGGGCTGGGTGAACTGGCCGAGCGCGATGTCATCGTACTGACCGACACGACGCCCAAACCGCTGAGTTCCCTACGCACAGGACTGCGCCCTCGTGGCTTTATGCTGGTGCTGATCGGCAAAGACGGCAACATATACCTGCGCAAACCGCTGCCATGGGATATTCGCGAAATTACCCGCGCCATCGACAAGATGCCTCTGCGCCAGCAAGAAGTCCACGACCGGCGCGAGGCCCGATAA
- a CDS encoding Lrp/AsnC family transcriptional regulator has translation MDETDRQLIFLLGEDARRSATDLAAELGVSRVTVQNRIDRLIANSTITRFTITLGQGEDSAGIEALVLLRLSNGDSRKTIARLREMTEVHSLASANGMYDFILELRVATLPRLDQVLSEIRRLPLVLESNSCIRMKQFK, from the coding sequence ATGGATGAAACTGACCGCCAATTGATATTCCTATTGGGGGAAGACGCCCGGCGCTCGGCCACTGATCTGGCGGCAGAACTCGGGGTTTCGCGGGTAACGGTGCAAAATCGCATCGATCGCCTGATAGCCAACAGCACAATTACGCGATTTACGATCACGTTGGGGCAAGGCGAAGATAGTGCAGGGATTGAGGCTTTGGTTTTGTTGCGCCTATCGAATGGCGATAGCCGTAAGACCATAGCCAGATTAAGAGAAATGACTGAAGTTCATTCCTTGGCATCAGCCAACGGCATGTATGATTTTATCCTTGAGTTGCGCGTTGCCACATTGCCGAGGCTGGATCAGGTGTTGTCTGAGATCCGGCGTCTGCCGCTTGTTCTCGAAAGCAATAGCTGCATTCGGATGAAGCAGTTCAAATAA
- a CDS encoding N-acetylmuramoyl-L-alanine amidase: protein MIYHHSPNFGPRRNDLRPDLIVLHYTAMQSAKAALARLCDPQFEVSAHYLISETGTVWQMVKEEMRAWHAGAGEWHSQKDINSRSIGIELANTGTHPFPEPQMAALEVLMQGIMSRWDIRPEGVIGHSDMAPGRKCDPGPRFDWLRLEHIGLAAPRYTGDGPQQPSMDQFRTLALAAGYTSEADDRTLLEAVRLRYRPHAQGPLCTDDFRPLRKA, encoded by the coding sequence ATGATCTACCACCACTCTCCTAATTTTGGGCCGCGTCGCAATGACTTGCGGCCCGATCTTATTGTGCTGCATTACACGGCCATGCAAAGCGCCAAGGCTGCACTGGCACGGCTTTGTGATCCACAATTTGAAGTGTCCGCACATTACCTGATCTCAGAGACCGGAACTGTCTGGCAGATGGTCAAAGAAGAAATGCGTGCCTGGCATGCGGGCGCAGGTGAATGGCATAGTCAGAAAGATATCAATTCGCGCTCCATCGGGATTGAGTTGGCCAATACTGGCACACATCCCTTTCCGGAACCTCAGATGGCAGCACTTGAAGTGTTGATGCAGGGTATCATGTCGCGTTGGGATATCCGTCCTGAGGGCGTAATCGGACACTCAGATATGGCTCCAGGTCGCAAATGCGACCCCGGCCCAAGATTTGACTGGCTCAGACTGGAGCACATCGGGTTGGCCGCTCCGCGCTATACGGGAGATGGCCCCCAGCAACCGTCAATGGATCAGTTTCGCACGCTGGCACTGGCCGCAGGATATACAAGCGAGGCCGATGACAGAACATTGCTGGAGGCCGTGCGTCTGCGCTATCGCCCTCATGCACAAGGGCCCTTGTGCACGGACGACTTCCGACCTTTGCGCAAAGCCTGA
- a CDS encoding carbon-nitrogen hydrolase family protein: MKVTVCQIDPRAPHLDGFLNDLKQHITEQGTDFLLLPEMGFSDWLAADPKPEAARWQQAVLDHDHQIASLSDFGTRAIMGTRPIVKPNGSRRNQAYLWSADTNQAAAVHEKYYLPDEDGYWEHSWYDRGPKSFDLGRALNMRIGVQICTEMWFFDWARHYGASRADLLCVPRATPHGSTDKWLAGGQSAAVCSGAYCLSSNLWAPEGEKLNAGGLGWIIDPEGDILTTTSVEQPFATAEIDLDFAHHSKTTYPRYVPE; encoded by the coding sequence ATGAAAGTCACCGTTTGCCAAATCGACCCACGTGCCCCCCATCTGGACGGGTTTTTGAACGACCTGAAGCAACACATCACAGAGCAGGGTACCGATTTTCTACTGCTGCCGGAAATGGGATTTTCTGATTGGCTCGCAGCAGATCCCAAACCTGAGGCTGCTCGCTGGCAGCAGGCCGTATTGGATCACGACCATCAAATTGCGAGCCTATCTGATTTTGGCACACGCGCTATCATGGGTACCCGCCCCATCGTTAAACCCAATGGCAGTCGCCGTAATCAGGCATATCTTTGGTCAGCGGATACAAACCAAGCGGCAGCAGTGCATGAAAAATACTATCTTCCTGACGAAGACGGGTATTGGGAGCACAGCTGGTATGACCGTGGACCTAAGTCCTTTGACTTGGGGCGTGCGTTAAATATGCGGATCGGCGTGCAAATCTGCACTGAGATGTGGTTTTTCGACTGGGCACGCCACTATGGGGCCTCCCGCGCTGATCTCCTGTGCGTGCCACGCGCCACTCCGCATGGCTCTACCGACAAGTGGCTGGCCGGCGGACAGTCGGCAGCAGTATGTTCTGGGGCTTATTGCCTGTCGTCGAACCTTTGGGCACCTGAAGGGGAAAAACTGAACGCAGGTGGATTGGGTTGGATTATCGACCCCGAAGGTGACATTCTGACAACCACTTCAGTTGAGCAGCCCTTCGCCACTGCTGAGATCGATCTTGATTTTGCACACCACAGCAAAACCACCTATCCCCGTTACGTCCCTGAGTAA
- the gatA gene encoding Asp-tRNA(Asn)/Glu-tRNA(Gln) amidotransferase subunit GatA, which translates to MSDLNTLTISDARDKLRAKEITAIELTESCLSAIEASDALGAFVHNTPELAREQAAAADTRIQADDAPAMCGIPLGIKDLFCTKGVASQAGSGILEGFIPEYESTVSQNLFDAGAVMLGKLNMDEFAMGSSNETSVYGNAVNPWRRGNDDAALTPGGSSGGSASAVAADLCLGATGTDTGGSIRQPAAFTGITGIKPTYGRCSRWGIVAFASSLDQAGPMTKSVRDSAIMLEAMCGYDAKDSTSVELAVPNFEAMLTGDIKGKKIGIPKEYRMDGMPAEIEKLWADGAEMLKAAGAEIVDISLPHTKYALPAYYVIAPAEASSNLARYDGVRYGHRAQLAQGDGITEMYEKTRAEGFGSEVQRRVMIGTYVLSAGFYDAYYNRARRVRALIKKDFDDVFAAGVEAILTPATPSAAFGLGEMKDADPVQMYLNDVFTVTVNLAGLPGISVPAGIDKQGLPLGLQLIGRPWEEGDLLNTAYALEEAAGFVAKPAKWW; encoded by the coding sequence ATGTCAGACCTCAATACATTGACCATATCCGACGCCCGCGACAAGCTGCGTGCTAAAGAGATCACTGCAATTGAATTGACTGAATCTTGCTTGTCCGCAATCGAAGCTTCAGATGCATTGGGGGCTTTTGTTCACAACACGCCAGAATTGGCCCGCGAACAGGCGGCGGCGGCGGATACGCGCATTCAAGCCGATGACGCGCCCGCAATGTGCGGCATCCCGCTGGGAATAAAAGACCTTTTCTGCACCAAAGGGGTCGCCAGTCAGGCCGGCAGTGGCATCCTCGAAGGTTTCATCCCTGAATACGAATCTACCGTTTCGCAAAACCTGTTTGATGCAGGCGCAGTGATGCTAGGTAAGCTGAACATGGACGAATTTGCCATGGGGTCTTCAAACGAAACCTCAGTTTATGGCAACGCGGTTAATCCATGGCGTCGCGGCAATGATGACGCTGCATTGACGCCAGGTGGTTCCTCCGGTGGATCCGCCAGCGCGGTTGCTGCCGACCTTTGTTTGGGCGCTACCGGTACGGATACTGGCGGTTCAATCCGTCAACCCGCTGCGTTTACTGGCATTACCGGAATAAAACCGACCTATGGCCGTTGCTCACGTTGGGGCATCGTGGCATTTGCCTCGTCGCTGGATCAGGCTGGTCCAATGACCAAATCCGTGCGCGATTCCGCAATCATGCTGGAAGCCATGTGCGGCTATGATGCCAAGGATTCGACCAGCGTTGAACTCGCCGTGCCGAATTTTGAAGCCATGCTAACCGGCGACATCAAAGGCAAAAAAATCGGTATACCAAAAGAATACCGCATGGACGGCATGCCTGCAGAGATCGAAAAACTTTGGGCTGATGGCGCTGAGATGCTCAAGGCCGCAGGAGCCGAGATTGTCGATATCTCCCTGCCACACACCAAATACGCCCTGCCTGCATATTATGTAATTGCCCCGGCGGAAGCATCATCGAACCTCGCGCGTTATGACGGTGTACGCTACGGCCATCGGGCGCAACTGGCACAAGGTGATGGCATCACCGAGATGTACGAAAAAACCCGCGCCGAAGGTTTTGGCTCAGAGGTTCAACGCCGGGTGATGATCGGGACTTATGTTCTGTCGGCGGGCTTTTATGATGCCTATTACAACCGCGCCCGTCGGGTGCGTGCACTGATCAAGAAAGACTTTGATGATGTGTTTGCCGCTGGCGTGGAGGCGATCTTGACCCCCGCGACGCCATCAGCAGCTTTTGGTTTGGGTGAAATGAAAGACGCCGATCCGGTGCAAATGTATCTCAACGATGTCTTTACCGTCACCGTCAACCTTGCCGGACTACCAGGAATTTCGGTTCCTGCTGGTATCGACAAACAGGGCCTGCCTCTAGGTCTGCAATTGATTGGCCGTCCGTGGGAAGAAGGTGACTTGCTCAATACCGCTTACGCATTGGAAGAGGCCGCCGGGTTTGTAGCCAAACCCGCAAAATGGTGGTAA
- a CDS encoding acyl-CoA carboxylase subunit beta, with product MKDILQQLEDRRAVARLGGGERRIQAQHGKGKLTARERVELLLDEGSFEEFDMFKAHRCTDFGMEKERPYGDGVITGWGTINGRMVYVFSQDFTVFGGSLSETHAEKICKIMDMAMQNGAPVIGINDSGGARIQEGVASLAGYAEVFQRNIMASGVIPQISVIMGPCAGGAVYSPAMTDFIFMVKDSSYMFVTGPDVVKTVTNEVVTAEELGGASTHTKKSSVADGAFENDVEALAEVRRLVDFLPLSNREKPPVRPFFDQPGRVEDSLDTLIPDNPNTPYDMKELIEKVADEGDFYEIQEDFAKNIITGFVRLEGQTVGVVANQPMVLAGCLDIDSSRKAARFVRFCDCFEIPILTLVDVPGFLPGTSQEYGGVIKHGAKLLFAYGEATVPKVTVITRKAYGGAYDVMASKHLRGDFNYAWPTAEIAVMGAKGATEIIHRADLGDADKIAKHTQDYENRFANPFVAAEKGFIDEVIQPRSTRMRVSRAFASLRNKSLTNPWKKHDNIPL from the coding sequence ATGAAAGATATCTTGCAGCAACTCGAAGATCGCCGTGCGGTTGCACGCCTTGGTGGTGGTGAGCGCCGTATTCAGGCGCAGCATGGCAAGGGTAAACTGACGGCACGCGAACGGGTCGAACTGCTGCTGGATGAGGGCAGTTTTGAAGAGTTTGATATGTTCAAGGCGCACCGCTGCACGGACTTTGGTATGGAGAAAGAGCGGCCTTACGGTGACGGTGTGATCACCGGCTGGGGCACAATCAACGGCCGTATGGTCTATGTGTTCAGTCAGGACTTTACGGTTTTTGGTGGATCTTTGTCAGAGACACATGCCGAAAAAATATGCAAAATCATGGATATGGCGATGCAAAATGGCGCGCCTGTCATCGGTATCAATGATTCGGGCGGTGCCCGCATTCAAGAAGGTGTTGCGTCTTTGGCAGGTTATGCCGAGGTTTTTCAGCGCAACATCATGGCCTCGGGCGTCATTCCGCAAATCTCTGTGATCATGGGGCCCTGTGCTGGTGGCGCGGTCTACAGCCCAGCGATGACAGATTTCATCTTTATGGTGAAAGACAGTTCTTACATGTTTGTTACTGGACCGGATGTGGTGAAAACGGTGACCAACGAAGTGGTGACCGCCGAAGAACTGGGAGGCGCCTCGACGCATACCAAAAAATCCAGCGTTGCCGATGGGGCATTTGAAAATGATGTTGAAGCGTTGGCCGAAGTGCGTCGTTTGGTTGACTTCCTGCCTCTGTCAAATCGGGAAAAGCCACCAGTACGCCCATTTTTTGATCAGCCGGGGCGGGTCGAGGATAGCCTTGATACGCTGATCCCTGATAACCCGAATACGCCGTATGATATGAAAGAGCTGATCGAAAAGGTTGCCGACGAGGGTGACTTTTACGAAATTCAAGAAGATTTCGCCAAAAACATCATCACTGGATTTGTCCGTCTTGAAGGGCAGACTGTGGGCGTTGTTGCCAACCAACCTATGGTTCTGGCAGGTTGTTTGGACATTGATAGTAGCCGTAAAGCTGCACGGTTCGTGCGGTTCTGTGATTGCTTTGAAATCCCGATCCTCACACTGGTTGATGTGCCGGGTTTCTTGCCTGGCACCTCCCAAGAATACGGCGGAGTGATCAAGCACGGCGCTAAACTGCTGTTTGCTTATGGCGAGGCCACGGTTCCAAAGGTCACGGTCATCACTCGCAAGGCTTATGGTGGGGCCTACGATGTTATGGCGTCCAAGCACTTGCGTGGCGATTTTAACTATGCTTGGCCCACTGCCGAAATTGCGGTGATGGGCGCCAAAGGCGCGACCGAGATTATTCACCGTGCGGATTTGGGTGACGCGGACAAAATTGCCAAGCACACGCAAGATTATGAAAACCGATTTGCCAACCCGTTTGTGGCGGCAGAAAAAGGCTTTATCGATGAGGTTATCCAGCCGCGTAGCACCAGAATGCGGGTTAGTCGGGCGTTTGCGTCATTGCGCAACAAGAGCCTGACCAATCCGTGGAAAAAGCACGACAATATCCCGCTTTGA